One genomic window of Camelina sativa cultivar DH55 chromosome 5, Cs, whole genome shotgun sequence includes the following:
- the LOC104789489 gene encoding uncharacterized protein LOC104789489, giving the protein MKRLLILTKHRDGFHRKFNPWCPPHIYYPNLLLNHSTHNHINLVSTSVSHVAKPLPETLKMDQKPSRRWYRNRKKTLWLGRSGILSSIVMRLCCLVVAIYLSCRALFRCTQLYYCQRFVSDCISSSSSCNQSLIIGSRTKRRVRQLSFPSIKWYGDVIWIFDPGIIGDWIDNAGEFKRCLLQTSVHRTGLRQWLRIWWKEIMLILILLLVLGNFNACLWRCLHGTRFKRWYSSSHQAWALVITKKDVISYVWRCFVGMRCNGWIATIDHFKVYWSFVKRMIAKQDDHVGLRKKANKEDNRLSNLLACKAYERKRCFNSLV; this is encoded by the coding sequence ATGAAGAGACTCTTGATATTGACGAAGCACAGAGATGGGTTTCACCGAAAATTCAATCCATGGTGCCCACCTCATATATATTATCCtaatttattattgaatcatTCCACCCACAACCATATAAATTTGGTTTCGACTTCAGTGAGTCATGTTGCAAAGCCACTTCCAGAAACCTTGAAGATGGACCAGAAGCCTTCTCGTCGATGGTATCGTAACCGCAAAAAAACACTCTGGCTTGGTAGATCTGGTATTCTCTCTTCCATAGTTATGCGATTATGTTGTCTCGTCGTAGCCATTTATCTCTCTTGTAGAGCGCTTTTCCGGTGTACACAGTTGTATTATTGCCAGCGTTTTGTCTCCGATTgcatctcatcttcttcttcttgtaaccAATCATTGATCATTGGCTCAAGAACGAAGCGGCGTGTTCGGCAGTTGTCATTCCCCTCCATCAAATGGTATGGAGatgtaatttggatttttgatcCTGGAATCATTGGGGATTGGATTGACAACGCAGGCGAGTTTAAGAGATGTTTATTGCAGACATCGGTTCATAGGACCGGTTTGAGACAGTGGCTAAGGATATGGTGGAAAGAGATCatgttgattttgattttactaTTAGTCCTCGGCAATTTCAATGCGTGTCTTTGGAGATGTCTACATGGAACAAGATTCAAAAGATGGTACTCATCATCTCATCAAGCATGGGCATTAGTTATAACCAAGAAAGATGTCATCTCCTATGTCTGGAGATGTTTTGTTGGGATGCGATGTAACGGATGGATCGCAACCATTGATCATTTCAAAGTATATTGGAGTTTCGTCAAAAGAATGATAGCCAAACAAGATGATCATGTCGGATTAAGGAAGAAGGCGAATAAAGAAGATAATAGATTATCAAATCTATTAGCGTGTAAGGCTTATGAAAGAAAGCGGTGTTTTAATTCtcttgtttga